One window of Desulfarculus baarsii DSM 2075 genomic DNA carries:
- the drmC gene encoding DISARM system phospholipase D-like protein DrmC, protein MDDLLAVIAELGLELHPDRISTVASKIETLGSVEQFALTRSSFGPNADKELVGRLDRAWRNSKDTSPSDVASALRGASAAAVLRENRGAVELVWTGPSTGQVPVRHTEQVLCEVIEAAKRRLFLVSFVAYEVDSIIRALRGAIGRQVQIDVLLESSDKHGGRVTYDSVKAMKSILPSIDVYVWSSDRKSLPGQLSGAVHAKCAVADGELAFITSANLTSAAMERNMELGVLVRGGELPFELHRHLEALISTKVIEKLNEDNDQ, encoded by the coding sequence ATGGATGATCTGTTGGCAGTGATCGCCGAACTCGGTCTGGAGTTGCATCCGGACCGTATCTCCACCGTCGCGTCGAAGATCGAGACGCTGGGTTCCGTCGAGCAGTTCGCCTTGACTCGTTCGAGTTTCGGCCCCAACGCGGACAAGGAATTGGTGGGACGTCTGGATCGGGCGTGGCGTAACAGCAAGGACACCTCTCCAAGTGACGTGGCATCCGCTCTCCGGGGAGCGTCTGCGGCGGCGGTCCTGAGAGAGAACCGTGGGGCCGTGGAATTGGTGTGGACAGGCCCCTCGACGGGTCAGGTTCCGGTCAGGCATACCGAGCAGGTGTTGTGTGAAGTCATCGAAGCCGCGAAGAGACGGTTGTTTCTCGTCAGCTTCGTCGCCTACGAAGTTGATTCGATAATCCGGGCGCTCCGTGGAGCGATTGGCCGCCAGGTTCAGATCGACGTGTTGCTCGAGTCGTCCGACAAGCATGGCGGGCGGGTGACATACGATTCCGTCAAGGCCATGAAAAGTATTCTCCCCTCGATTGATGTTTACGTCTGGTCGTCGGACAGGAAGTCTCTGCCCGGACAGTTATCGGGAGCCGTTCATGCCAAATGTGCCGTCGCCGACGGCGAACTGGCTTTCATCACCAGTGCGAATCTGACCTCCGCCGCGATGGAGCGCAACATGGAGCTCGGCGTCCTCGTAAGAGGCGGAGAGCTGCCCTTCGAGCTCCATCGGCATCTGGAAGCGCTGATTTCCACGAAGGTCATCGAAAAATTAAACGAGGATAACGACCAATGA
- a CDS encoding very short patch repair endonuclease, whose amino-acid sequence MDTVDRTTRSRIMSKVGQKDTGPEMKLRRSLHKIGLRYRLHDKRLPGSPDIVFPRFKAALFVHGCFWHRHGCKATTTPGTNVDFWRKKFDENIARDRRDIEALQDAGWRVAVVWECSLEGKGADPDEVARLVSGWLKTNGTCIKVPCN is encoded by the coding sequence GTGGATACCGTGGACAGAACGACACGTTCGAGAATCATGTCCAAGGTCGGTCAAAAAGACACCGGTCCGGAGATGAAGCTTCGACGGTCGCTGCACAAAATCGGGTTGCGATATCGGCTTCACGACAAGAGGTTGCCGGGATCTCCGGATATCGTCTTCCCCAGGTTCAAGGCGGCTTTGTTCGTCCATGGCTGTTTTTGGCACCGCCACGGCTGCAAGGCGACCACGACGCCCGGAACCAACGTGGATTTCTGGCGCAAGAAGTTCGACGAAAACATCGCCAGAGATCGACGGGACATCGAAGCTCTCCAGGATGCGGGCTGGAGGGTGGCGGTGGTCTGGGAGTGTTCGCTAGAAGGCAAAGGTGCCGACCCCGATGAGGTTGCGAGACTTGTGAGTGGGTGGTTGAAAACAAACGGAACTTGTATAAAAGTCCCGTGCAATTGA
- a CDS encoding DUF2924 domain-containing protein, whose amino-acid sequence MNPETYKEIQSLERMTVGELKEKYLDVFDEETRANNKPFLKKRIAWRIQALAEGDLSERARKRAKELARDADLRMRAPRDPVKPGSAEARARSVKSRLSSAHDPRVPLPGVLLHREYKGRDIVVRVLDEGFEFEDRRYKSLTAIAHEVTGGKWNGFVFFGLNKAATKKNKGRK is encoded by the coding sequence ATGAACCCTGAGACGTACAAGGAAATCCAAAGCCTCGAGCGAATGACCGTGGGCGAGCTGAAGGAGAAGTACCTCGATGTCTTCGACGAGGAGACCCGTGCCAACAACAAACCCTTCCTGAAAAAGCGCATCGCCTGGCGCATTCAGGCGTTGGCCGAGGGTGACCTGTCGGAACGGGCTCGCAAGCGGGCCAAGGAGCTGGCCCGGGACGCTGACCTCAGAATGCGCGCCCCGCGCGATCCGGTGAAGCCCGGCTCGGCCGAAGCCCGAGCGCGATCGGTCAAAAGCCGCTTGTCCTCAGCCCATGATCCCAGAGTGCCCCTCCCCGGCGTGCTCCTTCACCGGGAATACAAAGGGCGGGACATCGTGGTCAGGGTGCTGGACGAGGGTTTCGAGTTCGAGGATCGCCGTTACAAGTCGCTCACGGCCATTGCCCACGAGGTAACCGGCGGCAAATGGAACGGCTTCGTCTTCTTCGGTCTGAACAAGGCCGCCACGAAGAAAAACAAGGGGCGCAAATGA
- a CDS encoding BbrUII/HgiDII family restriction enzyme, giving the protein MNEGIGTDGMAGNDHYRMTVDLNVLDHLGINLYSNIAAVLTEAVANAWDADAENVEIGIDPDGKFIEIKDDGIGMSIEDMNTKYLRVGYRRRDEDQETGRTTAKGRPVMGRKGLGKLSLFSIANTIEVHSAKNGESHGLRMTIDGIHKSVQDKEPFYSPEKLPREEIQVTNGTAILLKDIKRQRLGRGATALRKRLARRFSVVGEAHGFKILINGHPISTADRGDLPMVQFLWSFGDEEPDISSAGQLLEREALSDRLDAWDGDWSVTGWIGTARLPKQLDSDDAGNLNSIVVFARGRLFHENILDKLNDGRLYTKYLTGQIEADFLDADDEPDIATSDRQRVQEDDPRYVQLIAFLRKQLTQVEKRWTEWRRLHEVEKAKETSPALAEWLESLPEGFRKSAETLIAKLSALPVDQDEDRKLMYRHGILAFERMKLRGSAEELAAHVHDIDKLLAILADRDSLEASLYRDIVKSRLDAIKHFQGIADDNAKESVLQKYLFDHLWLLDPAWERATASEVMETRLTTDGVLTQDMTEKEKLGRVDIAYRTMAGKHIIVELKRVKRKMKLLELQEQGQTYVDKLKKILLAQGDATPNIEVVFVLGEPIDEEGSNPERLKSSMTAISPGSRIVHYDSLIRGAQEAYSEFLKKSKQLDKLERIVDRI; this is encoded by the coding sequence ATGAACGAGGGAATCGGAACGGACGGCATGGCGGGCAACGACCATTACAGGATGACGGTGGATTTGAACGTCCTGGATCATCTCGGGATCAATCTTTACAGCAACATCGCCGCAGTGTTGACCGAAGCGGTCGCGAACGCGTGGGATGCCGACGCTGAGAACGTCGAGATCGGTATAGATCCTGACGGAAAGTTCATCGAGATCAAGGACGACGGTATCGGAATGTCCATTGAGGATATGAACACCAAGTACCTCCGGGTCGGCTATCGTCGCCGGGACGAGGATCAGGAGACCGGTCGCACGACCGCCAAGGGACGCCCCGTTATGGGCAGAAAGGGCCTTGGCAAGCTGTCTCTGTTCTCCATAGCCAACACGATCGAAGTTCACTCGGCAAAGAACGGTGAGTCCCATGGACTGAGAATGACGATCGACGGAATTCACAAGTCGGTCCAGGACAAGGAGCCTTTTTACAGCCCGGAAAAGCTGCCTCGGGAGGAAATACAAGTCACCAACGGGACCGCGATTCTGTTGAAGGATATCAAGCGCCAGCGTCTTGGACGCGGGGCCACGGCCTTGAGAAAACGACTCGCTCGTCGCTTTTCCGTCGTCGGCGAAGCGCACGGATTCAAGATTCTGATCAATGGACATCCGATCAGCACGGCGGATCGGGGGGACTTGCCCATGGTCCAGTTCCTTTGGAGTTTCGGTGACGAAGAGCCGGATATTTCGTCCGCAGGACAGTTGTTGGAGCGGGAGGCCCTCTCGGATCGGCTCGACGCATGGGATGGGGACTGGTCAGTCACCGGATGGATCGGTACCGCCCGTTTGCCGAAACAACTCGACAGCGACGATGCGGGCAACCTGAACAGCATCGTCGTTTTCGCGAGAGGTCGGCTCTTTCACGAAAACATCCTCGACAAGTTGAACGACGGTCGCCTCTACACGAAATACCTCACCGGGCAAATCGAGGCCGACTTCCTCGATGCGGACGATGAACCGGATATAGCCACGAGCGACAGACAGCGAGTTCAGGAAGACGATCCACGATATGTTCAATTGATCGCTTTCCTCAGAAAGCAACTCACGCAGGTCGAGAAGCGCTGGACGGAATGGCGGCGACTCCACGAGGTGGAAAAGGCCAAGGAGACATCACCGGCCCTGGCCGAATGGTTGGAGTCCTTACCGGAAGGCTTCCGCAAAAGCGCCGAAACCCTGATCGCGAAGCTCAGTGCGTTGCCCGTCGACCAGGACGAGGACCGGAAGCTCATGTATCGGCACGGCATCCTGGCGTTCGAGCGCATGAAATTGCGGGGCTCGGCCGAAGAGTTGGCCGCGCATGTTCACGACATAGACAAGCTCCTGGCCATTCTTGCGGACAGGGACTCCCTAGAGGCTTCGCTTTACCGGGATATCGTTAAATCCCGCCTTGATGCCATCAAGCATTTTCAGGGAATAGCCGACGACAACGCCAAGGAAAGTGTCCTGCAAAAGTATCTGTTCGATCATCTATGGCTGCTCGACCCGGCATGGGAAAGAGCGACCGCCAGCGAGGTGATGGAGACGAGACTCACCACCGACGGCGTGCTCACGCAGGACATGACCGAAAAGGAAAAACTCGGGCGTGTCGACATCGCCTATCGGACGATGGCCGGAAAGCACATCATCGTCGAGCTGAAGCGGGTCAAACGGAAAATGAAGCTCCTCGAACTGCAGGAGCAAGGGCAGACCTATGTGGACAAGCTCAAGAAAATCCTGCTCGCCCAGGGCGACGCGACTCCTAACATCGAGGTAGTTTTTGTTCTCGGTGAGCCCATCGACGAGGAAGGGAGCAACCCGGAACGACTGAAATCGTCCATGACGGCAATTTCGCCGGGCAGCAGAATCGTTCACTACGACTCCCTCATCCGGGGAGCACAGGAGGCGTATTCCGAGTTCCTGAAAAAGAGCAAGCAGCTCGACAAGCTGGAAAGAATCGTCGACAGGATATGA
- a CDS encoding recombinase family protein codes for MTNPVKTNSGAIRCAIYTRKSTEEGLEQEFNTLDAQRESAEAYISSQRHEGWTCLPDRYDDGGFSGGNLERPALKRLMADIEAGGIDCVVVYKVDRLSRSLLDFSRLMEIFDRHGVSFVSVTQQFNTTHSMGRLTLNILLSFAQFEREIIAERTKDKMWAARRKGKWVGGMPVLGYDVAEGGGRLEVNEDEAARVRAIFQLYLELESLLPSAQELERRGWNNKRWVTRKGKERGGKPFNKSTLFRLLTNPIYTGKVVFQGTTYEGEHEAIVDVETWKKVQAILRRNRLNGGTLVRNKYGALLKGLIFCTPCGTGMTHSCANKKNGKSYRYYVCQTAQQRGWAKCPTKSVNAYDIESAVVQHIKGLGANPAVLSTTLTKATEQAEARLHELEMERKAAERELKRLHAQVRKLLGGALPAGASEIATDRLADLQERIRTTEQRMTAIQEEIIVLGKTTVKENDLTQALAGFDEVWNSLSSKEQAKIIHLLVERVGFDGRDQSVTVTFRSEGLKQLCQRTAA; via the coding sequence ATGACCAATCCCGTCAAAACAAACTCTGGTGCAATCCGCTGTGCCATTTATACCCGCAAGTCCACCGAGGAGGGGTTGGAGCAGGAATTCAACACCCTGGACGCCCAGCGGGAGTCGGCCGAGGCCTACATCTCCAGCCAGCGCCACGAGGGCTGGACATGCTTGCCGGATCGATATGACGACGGCGGCTTCTCCGGCGGCAATCTGGAGCGCCCCGCGCTCAAGCGCCTCATGGCGGACATCGAGGCCGGCGGCATCGATTGCGTCGTGGTCTACAAAGTGGACCGCCTCAGCCGCTCCCTGCTCGACTTCTCGCGCCTCATGGAGATCTTCGATCGTCACGGTGTGAGCTTCGTCTCGGTCACCCAGCAATTCAACACCACCCACTCCATGGGCCGACTGACCCTGAACATCCTGCTCTCCTTCGCCCAGTTCGAACGCGAGATCATCGCCGAGCGGACCAAAGACAAGATGTGGGCCGCGCGCAGAAAAGGCAAATGGGTCGGCGGCATGCCGGTCCTGGGGTACGACGTGGCCGAGGGCGGCGGCCGGCTGGAGGTCAACGAGGACGAAGCCGCACGAGTCAGGGCGATCTTCCAACTCTACCTGGAACTGGAGTCGCTTCTCCCCTCGGCGCAGGAGCTTGAACGCCGAGGCTGGAACAACAAGCGTTGGGTAACGCGCAAGGGCAAAGAGCGCGGCGGGAAGCCGTTCAACAAGAGCACGCTCTTCCGACTGCTGACCAATCCCATCTACACGGGCAAGGTGGTGTTCCAGGGGACCACCTACGAAGGCGAGCACGAAGCCATTGTGGACGTGGAGACCTGGAAGAAGGTGCAGGCAATTCTGCGGCGCAACCGCCTCAACGGCGGCACCCTCGTTCGCAACAAGTACGGCGCGCTGCTCAAGGGGCTGATCTTCTGCACACCCTGCGGCACGGGGATGACGCACTCCTGCGCCAATAAAAAGAACGGCAAGAGTTACCGATATTACGTCTGCCAGACAGCCCAGCAGCGAGGGTGGGCGAAATGCCCCACGAAATCCGTCAACGCCTACGACATTGAGAGCGCGGTGGTGCAGCACATCAAAGGGCTGGGCGCCAACCCGGCGGTCTTGTCGACCACCCTCACCAAGGCCACGGAGCAAGCCGAAGCCCGCCTGCATGAGCTGGAGATGGAACGGAAAGCAGCGGAGCGGGAACTCAAGCGGCTCCATGCCCAGGTTCGAAAACTCCTGGGCGGAGCACTGCCGGCCGGGGCCTCGGAAATCGCGACCGACCGCCTGGCCGACTTGCAGGAGAGGATTCGGACCACCGAGCAGCGCATGACGGCCATCCAAGAGGAGATCATCGTGCTGGGCAAGACGACCGTCAAAGAGAACGACCTGACGCAGGCATTGGCAGGCTTTGACGAGGTGTGGAACTCGCTGTCCTCCAAGGAGCAGGCCAAAATCATTCACCTTCTCGTCGAACGAGTGGGGTTCGACGGACGGGACCAGTCGGTGACGGTTACCTTCAGGAGCGAGGGGCTCAAGCAACTGTGCCAGAGAACGGCCGCTTGA
- a CDS encoding 7-cyano-7-deazaguanine synthase has product MSNERSILCGDVKGDRLPFDDKKPLSLHLWGKGENVSLHISDIRSQLLRDIPSFFHDLIEIATYVYCADQAITRGGDGVDNFGENWRRTLFFRIAVRNPDLWNSSPLKDQLVETLSFLSEDEYYFDFVELKNGPLTQKHLELNVDPPEEVMLFSGGLDSLGGAIEEAVINSRRIVMVTHKATHKFNRRHRRLLDLLSSAAVHKPLHIPVSINKSKFLGREYTQRSRSFLYAALGATVAQMFNLRRIRFYENGVISFNLPISAQVVGARATRTTHPQVINGFANIFSTLSGQPFTVENPFIWKTKTEVVSDIVKAGCADTIKFSTSCTHTWAMTKLNTHCGTCSQCIDRRFAVLAADAQEHDPKEAYGVDLLTGERDEGEPKAMLAAYVETANEVADMTALEFFGSYGEATRVLNHLNGSPDSTALRLYELHHRHAKCITKVVDDAIAQNRSAIRKRQLPANCLLRLVCDSGGVQADPGDSNTCPTHEPTNNYICIRGQCWTIRYDGNEEKIYTPDIGFYHLQILLDNPGSTFSASELDVMVRRMTKNELYTSVCPGETPFDEGVSVLGQSDAGPVLDDDAVRSYRTRLHEIDNDLEKAQANNDLGKIEALANEKGWIESELSNAQGLGGAIRKLGDDRNKVRNRVGNAIRRALKKIKQYDKHLSDHLQKPILNLGHALSYVPRDGLTWSSTSTQNN; this is encoded by the coding sequence ATGTCTAATGAGCGCTCTATTCTTTGCGGTGATGTTAAGGGCGACAGACTTCCGTTCGATGACAAGAAGCCTCTTTCTCTGCACCTGTGGGGAAAGGGAGAAAATGTATCTTTGCATATCAGCGACATTCGCAGTCAGCTCCTTAGAGACATACCATCTTTTTTCCACGACCTGATTGAAATAGCTACCTATGTGTACTGTGCGGATCAGGCCATTACAAGAGGCGGCGACGGTGTTGATAATTTCGGTGAGAACTGGCGACGGACACTATTTTTTAGAATTGCAGTCAGAAATCCTGACCTGTGGAATTCTTCACCTCTGAAAGACCAGTTGGTCGAAACCCTCAGCTTCCTTTCAGAAGATGAATATTATTTCGATTTTGTGGAATTGAAAAATGGGCCACTGACGCAAAAGCATCTAGAGCTCAATGTCGATCCGCCCGAGGAGGTTATGCTTTTTTCTGGAGGGCTAGATTCACTGGGAGGAGCAATTGAGGAAGCCGTCATAAATTCACGAAGAATCGTGATGGTAACTCACAAGGCGACGCATAAGTTCAACCGAAGGCATAGAAGATTACTGGATCTCCTGTCCTCGGCGGCAGTTCACAAGCCCCTGCACATCCCAGTCTCTATCAACAAATCCAAATTTCTCGGACGGGAATACACACAGCGAAGCCGCTCATTTTTGTATGCGGCTCTGGGAGCTACAGTTGCCCAGATGTTCAATCTTCGTAGAATTCGGTTCTATGAAAACGGTGTTATCAGTTTTAACCTTCCTATCTCAGCCCAAGTTGTGGGGGCAAGGGCTACGCGAACCACCCATCCACAAGTCATTAATGGATTCGCAAATATTTTTTCAACGCTCTCTGGTCAACCATTTACTGTAGAGAACCCATTTATCTGGAAAACCAAAACGGAGGTCGTAAGCGACATCGTCAAAGCAGGGTGCGCTGACACCATCAAATTTTCCACATCATGTACCCACACATGGGCAATGACAAAGTTAAATACCCATTGTGGGACATGCTCACAATGCATTGACCGAAGGTTTGCAGTTCTTGCCGCAGACGCCCAGGAACATGACCCAAAAGAAGCTTATGGGGTTGATCTACTGACTGGTGAACGAGATGAAGGCGAACCAAAAGCCATGTTGGCAGCGTATGTGGAAACAGCTAACGAAGTTGCCGACATGACCGCCCTGGAATTTTTTGGAAGTTACGGAGAGGCCACACGGGTTCTCAATCATCTGAACGGCTCGCCAGACTCCACCGCGCTGCGTTTATATGAACTGCATCATAGGCACGCCAAGTGCATTACAAAGGTCGTCGATGACGCCATAGCACAAAATAGAAGCGCAATCAGAAAACGACAACTACCTGCAAATTGCCTTTTACGGTTAGTTTGTGATTCCGGTGGAGTGCAAGCTGACCCAGGGGACTCGAACACATGCCCAACCCACGAGCCAACAAACAATTATATCTGCATCAGGGGACAGTGCTGGACGATTCGATATGATGGCAATGAAGAAAAGATCTACACTCCAGACATTGGTTTTTATCACCTTCAGATCCTTTTGGATAATCCAGGGTCAACATTTTCAGCATCGGAACTTGATGTAATGGTGAGAAGAATGACAAAGAACGAGCTTTACACATCAGTTTGTCCGGGAGAAACACCTTTCGACGAAGGGGTAAGTGTTCTCGGACAGTCTGATGCGGGGCCTGTTCTAGACGATGACGCCGTTCGTTCCTACCGCACTAGGTTGCATGAGATTGACAATGATCTTGAAAAGGCCCAGGCAAACAATGATCTCGGAAAAATTGAAGCTCTGGCAAACGAGAAGGGGTGGATCGAGTCAGAATTGTCGAATGCCCAGGGGCTTGGCGGTGCGATTCGTAAGCTCGGCGATGACCGTAACAAGGTCCGGAATCGAGTCGGAAATGCGATTCGCCGTGCCCTGAAGAAAATCAAACAATATGACAAGCATCTATCAGATCACCTTCAAAAACCCATCCTGAATTTAGGTCATGCCTTGAGCTATGTCCCTCGTGACGGTTTGACTTGGTCATCAACATCTACTCAAAATAACTAA
- the drmB gene encoding DUF1998 domain-containing protein — MSSYLVGQVRPSQLLWTYGPGALIDLPNLSVLTMGLDRWDPGQCPPIEEARLLAAVRRVLGPQVERLRMPPFLRDDGVDPTSAEGKIGVPVRPFPRWLRCVKCGLLAEYDSGLFDIKANPYRPEQTHFVHSNCEKGKNADAVPARFLLACRSGHLDDFPWHWFVHGGPSECKGTLRFFERGASLQTENLWVKCDACDAARSLVHAFGREAQETLPACRGWHPHLNKYEECAEDPRTILLGATNGWFPITLSVLAIPLERGLLGQLVLDGWEYFSDAESADEIKVIVKTLVKSGSLPGIDKWDHRDIWKAVEDRKEGKSGTTVISEGDIKDPEWDVLTSDDPPTDWPHFLSSKTETPEGYRDRLTSVLLLERLREVNALIGYTRVEAPEESTDPDERPPMADLSRNKPDWVPASEVHGEGIFIRFDEKAVAEWEKRKAVQTRSQKLKVGHRGWRNARGLEPDEGYPGIRYAMLHTFAHLLIRELALECGYNAASIRERIYAKSDEESPMAGVLLYTAAADSDGTLGGLVELGKSENLGRLIEQALDRATICSSDPLCSEHNPGVDGSLHAAACHACTFVAETSCERGNRYLDRALLVRTFEATDAAFFAGNGGENG; from the coding sequence ATGAGTTCCTATCTCGTCGGACAAGTTCGTCCCAGTCAATTGCTCTGGACCTACGGTCCCGGAGCCCTGATCGACCTGCCGAATCTTTCGGTGTTGACCATGGGCTTGGATCGCTGGGATCCGGGCCAATGCCCCCCGATTGAGGAGGCACGCCTTCTCGCCGCCGTTCGCCGGGTGCTCGGCCCTCAAGTGGAACGGCTACGTATGCCCCCCTTTCTGAGGGATGACGGCGTCGACCCCACGTCCGCCGAAGGCAAGATCGGTGTGCCGGTCCGCCCCTTTCCACGTTGGCTGAGGTGTGTCAAATGCGGCTTGCTGGCCGAATACGATTCGGGCCTGTTCGACATCAAGGCCAACCCGTACCGTCCGGAGCAGACCCATTTCGTGCATTCCAACTGCGAGAAAGGCAAGAACGCCGACGCGGTTCCCGCCCGTTTTCTGCTCGCGTGCAGGAGCGGTCACCTCGACGATTTTCCGTGGCATTGGTTCGTGCATGGCGGCCCCTCCGAGTGCAAGGGCACGCTGCGTTTCTTCGAGAGGGGTGCTTCGCTACAGACCGAAAACCTCTGGGTTAAATGCGATGCCTGCGACGCGGCACGTTCGTTGGTTCATGCCTTTGGGCGGGAGGCACAGGAGACTCTCCCCGCCTGTCGAGGATGGCATCCCCACCTCAACAAGTACGAGGAATGCGCCGAGGACCCCAGAACCATCCTTCTGGGGGCGACCAACGGATGGTTCCCGATCACGCTGTCCGTTCTCGCGATTCCTCTCGAACGAGGCCTCCTTGGGCAATTGGTCCTGGATGGATGGGAGTATTTCTCGGATGCTGAGTCGGCCGACGAGATCAAGGTGATCGTGAAGACCCTGGTTAAGAGCGGCAGCCTGCCGGGAATCGACAAGTGGGATCATAGAGACATCTGGAAGGCCGTCGAAGACCGAAAGGAAGGTAAATCGGGCACAACGGTCATATCCGAGGGCGACATCAAGGACCCCGAGTGGGACGTCCTGACCTCGGACGATCCTCCGACGGACTGGCCGCATTTCCTGAGCAGCAAGACCGAAACACCGGAAGGTTATCGAGACCGTCTGACCAGCGTGTTGCTCCTGGAACGGCTCCGCGAAGTGAACGCCCTGATCGGCTACACCCGGGTAGAGGCTCCCGAGGAATCGACCGATCCGGACGAGCGACCGCCGATGGCCGATCTCAGTCGGAACAAGCCCGATTGGGTCCCCGCCAGCGAGGTACATGGCGAGGGGATATTCATCAGGTTCGACGAAAAAGCCGTGGCCGAGTGGGAAAAGCGAAAAGCCGTTCAGACCAGAAGCCAAAAGCTGAAAGTGGGTCATCGGGGCTGGCGGAATGCGCGTGGGCTGGAACCAGACGAGGGATATCCGGGCATTAGATACGCCATGCTGCACACGTTCGCCCATCTTCTCATTCGTGAGCTGGCTCTCGAATGTGGCTACAACGCGGCGAGCATCCGGGAACGCATCTACGCCAAGAGCGATGAAGAATCACCCATGGCAGGCGTATTGCTCTACACGGCCGCCGCCGACTCCGATGGGACCCTGGGGGGCCTCGTGGAACTCGGAAAATCCGAAAATCTCGGCAGGCTGATCGAACAGGCTCTTGATCGGGCCACCATCTGTTCATCCGACCCGCTTTGCTCCGAACACAATCCGGGTGTTGATGGATCCCTTCATGCAGCGGCATGTCACGCCTGTACTTTCGTCGCCGAAACTTCTTGCGAACGAGGGAACCGCTATCTCGACAGAGCGCTGCTCGTTAGAACATTCGAGGCCACAGACGCCGCCTTCTTTGCCGGGAACGGAGGCGAGAATGGATGA